From the Diospyros lotus cultivar Yz01 chromosome 13, ASM1463336v1, whole genome shotgun sequence genome, one window contains:
- the LOC127789056 gene encoding casparian strip membrane protein 1-like: MADSAPSEPAHAGTSNEAKGKALLAASVGHDRRVGYGKGIAIFDFFLRLCALTAALAATAYMGTADETLPFFTQFFQFEASYDDLPTFQFFVVAMGLISGYFVLSIPFSIVCIVRPHAIGPRMLLIILDTVMVAFTTSAAGAAASIVYLAHNGNPNANWLAICQQFTDFCQQASGAVVASFITVVILIVLVVLSAVALRRG; this comes from the exons ATGGCCGACTCCGCACCCAGTGAACCTGCTCACGCAGGCACAAGCAATGAAGCCAAGGGGAAAGCCCTTCTGGCAGCTTCAGTGGGACATGACAGGAGAGTAGGGTACGGCAAGGGGATTGCAATATTTGACTTCTTCCTCAGGCTGTGCGCTCTCACTGCTGCTTTGGCTGCCACTGCCTACATGGGAACTGCGGATGAAACTCTCCCTTTCTTCACCCAGTTCTTCCAGTTCGAAGCCAGCTATGATGATCTACCCACCTTTCA GTTTTTCGTGGTTGCAATGGGATTAATAAGTGGCTACTTTGTCCTTTCTATTCCTTTTTCAATAGTTTGCATCGTTCGTCCCCATGCAATTGGACCAAGGATGCTTTTAATTATCTTGGACACT GTGATGGTTGCTTTCACCACCTCGGCCGCCGGCGCAGCCGCCTCCATAGTCTACTTGGCTCACAACGGAAACCCTAATGCGAATTGGCTGGCCATATGCCAGCAGTTCACCGATTTCTGCCAGCAAGCCAGCGGGGCGGTGGTGGCGTCCTTCATCACGGTGGTCATCCTCATCGTCTTGGTTGTGCTCTCTGCCGTGGCTCTCCGACGAGGTTGA